Genomic DNA from Anaerolineae bacterium:
GATGAAGTAGACACCTTCTATGGCTATTACGCAATCCACGTCCTGCAGGACGACCAGGTTGTGGGAATGCTCAGCGTCAACGGATATACTGGTCAGGTCTGGTACCACACCTGGCACGGCGACTTCATCGGAATGCGGGAGTTAGAGGAGTAAGCAGTAGCAACGACATCCATGTGGTGGGCAGAGCCCGCGCTCTGCCCACCACTCGCGTGGTGGAGAACCAAACAGGAAAAGAGGTGACAAGATGAAGCGGGCTGGCTGGTTGGCAATAGGCGCTCTGGTGGTGATTGGGTTGTTTATCCTGTTCGTGAGCCTTCCCTTTCTCATCGGTTGGATAGGATGGGGACCTCGATGGTTCTGGACAAATCGAGGCGGTTGGGGCATGATGGGACCTGGCGTGATGGGTGGTTGGAGCTTTGGCCCCTTAGGATGGTTGGGGATGATCCTCATGTGGCTGTTTCCGTTAGGGCTTCTGGTCCTGCTGATCTTGGGCATCGTCTGGCTGGCCAAAGTGATCGCCCAACCGGAA
This window encodes:
- a CDS encoding zinc ribbon domain-containing protein → MKRAGWLAIGALVVIGLFILFVSLPFLIGWIGWGPRWFWTNRGGWGMMGPGVMGGWSFGPLGWLGMILMWLFPLGLLVLLILGIVWLAKVIAQPEGQTLARPSRTCPACGRPVQAEWRHCPDCGHSLPQ